From a single Nitrososphaerota archaeon genomic region:
- the pyrF gene encoding orotidine-5'-phosphate decarboxylase, which produces MHQGHQAGKQASDGRFVELSDFSSRILGSAEKHYSRIVLALDIADQSHLQKHAIDLIEKTVPYISAVKVNFHLLLPLSSDDISKINKAAHNRDLQTIADIKLNDIGSTNEAAVKILFDAGFDAVIANPFVGYDGALDAAFKVAKKTSNGIILLTYMSHPAAKDGYGLTLSSKRRVFEVFVARAIAWKAAGVVVGATSPEKIAGVRKMLPKKILIFSPGIGAQGGDAKKSIKAGSDFLIVGRTIIEAEDPREAARRICRESWVPIS; this is translated from the coding sequence ATTCATCAAGGTCATCAAGCTGGCAAACAAGCATCCGATGGTAGATTTGTAGAATTGAGTGATTTTTCAAGCAGAATACTTGGATCAGCAGAGAAACATTACAGCAGAATTGTATTGGCACTTGACATCGCTGACCAGAGCCATCTGCAAAAGCATGCAATAGATTTGATAGAAAAAACTGTACCCTACATATCCGCAGTAAAGGTGAACTTCCACCTCTTGCTTCCGCTCAGCTCAGACGACATATCAAAGATCAACAAAGCTGCTCATAATAGAGATCTCCAGACTATAGCGGACATCAAGCTGAACGACATAGGGAGCACCAACGAAGCAGCAGTGAAGATTCTTTTTGATGCGGGTTTCGATGCGGTAATAGCGAACCCCTTCGTCGGCTATGACGGAGCACTTGATGCTGCGTTCAAAGTTGCAAAGAAAACTAGTAATGGGATAATCCTGCTAACATACATGAGCCATCCAGCAGCCAAAGACGGCTACGGCTTGACATTAAGCTCAAAAAGGAGAGTCTTCGAGGTGTTCGTAGCAAGGGCAATAGCATGGAAGGCTGCCGGAGTCGTCGTTGGAGCAACCTCTCCAGAGAAGATAGCAGGAGTCAGAAAGATGCTGCCAAAGAAGATCTTGATCTTCTCTCCTGGTATAGGTGCTCAGGGAGGGGACGCAAAGAAGTCTATCAAAGCCGGCAGCGATTTCCTGATCGTCGGAAGAACGATAATAGAAGCAGAAGACCCTAGAGAAGCTGCTAGACGTATCTGTCGAGAGTCTTGGGTTCCGATTTCTTGA
- a CDS encoding fasciclin domain-containing protein translates to MQKTITKDIIDTAADAGSFKTLVEALKAANLVETLKGRGPFTVFAPTDEAFAKLPKGTVEGLLKDIPKLTAILTYHVLQNRVSAKEVLAMTSGGKTPAVETVQGSTVTLRSRGILSKIVYVNDAKVVKLDVEASNGIIHVIDNVILPP, encoded by the coding sequence ATGCAAAAAACCATAACTAAAGACATCATCGACACCGCGGCGGACGCGGGGTCGTTCAAGACGCTGGTTGAGGCCTTGAAGGCAGCCAACCTCGTAGAGACACTGAAGGGGAGAGGCCCGTTCACCGTCTTCGCGCCGACTGACGAGGCATTCGCGAAGCTTCCGAAGGGAACGGTCGAGGGGCTCCTCAAAGACATACCGAAGCTGACGGCGATCCTGACCTATCATGTTCTGCAGAACAGGGTCTCAGCGAAGGAGGTTCTCGCCATGACCTCGGGAGGCAAGACTCCAGCGGTCGAGACGGTACAAGGGAGCACGGTTACCCTCCGGTCGAGGGGAATACTCTCAAAGATCGTGTACGTGAACGACGCGAAAGTCGTGAAACTTGATGTGGAGGCCAGCAACGGCATCATTCACGTCATAGACAATGTGATCCTGCCTCCTTAA
- the rsmA gene encoding ribosomal RNA small subunit methyltransferase A, giving the protein MFGPYCNVFHLTFLTQCVRHRSLGQHFIDDEEILKRMVALAQIQHSDRVLEIGAGKGSLTKELCRTGAKVTSYEIDRRLFPELESKFVNISNVRLINGDAFKRDIIFDVLVANLPYSRSEEFIKWLVFRDFRIVVVMLQSDFINKILSRSGKNYRAVSVIAQYCFSIERVMEVPAYRFKPPPKVSSNVVIIKRKPVAPTKGEINALKYLWSFKGKTIASALKALEKKTGKYLAISEVPEKRITDLSPEEAFKVVGIIEQAN; this is encoded by the coding sequence ATTTTTGGGCCTTACTGCAACGTTTTTCATTTAACGTTTCTAACACAATGCGTGCGACATAGAAGCCTCGGACAGCATTTCATTGATGATGAAGAAATCCTGAAGAGAATGGTTGCACTAGCACAGATACAGCATAGTGACAGAGTTCTTGAAATAGGCGCTGGCAAAGGTTCACTTACAAAAGAGCTCTGCAGAACTGGGGCAAAGGTAACATCTTATGAGATAGATAGGAGGTTGTTTCCAGAACTGGAATCTAAATTCGTCAATATTAGCAATGTACGATTGATAAATGGTGACGCTTTCAAAAGGGATATCATCTTTGATGTTTTAGTAGCAAACCTGCCATACTCTAGATCTGAAGAATTTATCAAATGGCTCGTATTCAGGGATTTTAGAATCGTTGTAGTCATGCTGCAAAGTGATTTTATCAATAAAATACTGTCCCGGTCTGGAAAGAACTATAGGGCAGTTTCCGTGATAGCGCAATACTGCTTCTCAATTGAAAGAGTGATGGAGGTTCCAGCATACCGGTTTAAGCCACCACCAAAAGTTTCTTCGAATGTCGTTATAATCAAAAGAAAACCAGTTGCTCCAACAAAAGGCGAGATAAACGCACTGAAGTATCTATGGTCTTTCAAGGGCAAAACGATTGCTTCAGCCCTCAAGGCTCTTGAAAAGAAGACCGGTAAATACCTAGCAATATCAGAAGTTCCAGAGAAAAGGATTACAGATTTATCGCCAGAGGAAGCGTTCAAGGTTGTCGGAATAATTGAACAAGCGAATTAA
- a CDS encoding inositol-3-phosphate synthase: protein MRKIRVVLVGVGNCASALVQGAEYYKIRGEEDSIGLTSYSLGGYEPGDIEFVAAFDVNAKKVGKDISEAIFEKPNNTIKITDVPRLGVKVKKGKILDGIGKYLKDVVPLDKVEPTEVSDTISDAQADIVVNYLPVGSGEATRFYAAQAIAAKAAFVNAMPVFIASNEEWEQKFSKASLPVAGDDVMSQLGATVLHKTIVKLCVDRGVKVDETYQLNLGGDTDFLNMLEESRLVDKRESKTSAVRAMAPYDVPTRIGPSDYVNFLDNDKICYVYLKGRYFGNIPLTIDLKLHVVDAYNSAGIMIDAIRGTALGLERGVSGSLTSVSSYCFKHPPQQLPYEEAKRRFIEFVEGKRER from the coding sequence TTGCGAAAGATTAGGGTTGTTCTGGTAGGGGTAGGCAATTGCGCCTCAGCCTTGGTTCAAGGCGCCGAATACTACAAGATTAGGGGCGAAGAAGATTCCATTGGCTTGACAAGTTATTCGCTTGGAGGCTATGAACCGGGAGACATAGAATTTGTTGCAGCCTTTGATGTGAATGCAAAGAAAGTTGGCAAAGACATTTCTGAAGCGATCTTCGAGAAGCCCAACAATACAATCAAAATAACGGATGTGCCAAGGCTGGGCGTAAAGGTGAAGAAGGGAAAGATACTTGACGGCATAGGAAAGTATCTTAAAGATGTCGTCCCCCTCGATAAAGTTGAACCTACAGAAGTTTCTGACACTATTTCTGACGCTCAAGCCGACATTGTAGTAAATTATCTTCCAGTAGGCAGCGGGGAAGCGACAAGGTTCTATGCTGCACAGGCTATAGCAGCAAAGGCTGCATTCGTCAACGCTATGCCCGTATTCATCGCTTCCAACGAGGAGTGGGAGCAGAAGTTCTCCAAGGCTTCCCTGCCAGTTGCAGGGGATGATGTGATGAGCCAGCTCGGCGCAACAGTTCTGCACAAAACTATCGTAAAGCTCTGCGTGGATAGGGGAGTGAAGGTCGATGAAACCTACCAGTTGAACCTTGGAGGGGATACGGACTTTTTGAACATGCTCGAAGAGAGCAGGCTAGTTGATAAGAGGGAGAGTAAGACAAGTGCAGTAAGGGCTATGGCTCCGTACGATGTCCCAACAAGAATAGGCCCTAGCGATTACGTCAACTTCCTCGACAACGACAAGATATGCTACGTCTACCTCAAAGGGAGGTATTTCGGAAACATCCCCCTAACTATAGACTTGAAACTGCATGTCGTGGATGCTTACAACAGTGCAGGTATAATGATAGACGCAATTAGAGGAACAGCATTGGGGCTGGAGAGAGGCGTTTCAGGATCGCTGACCAGTGTCTCCTCATACTGCTTCAAGCATCCCCCTCAACAACTACCCTACGAAGAGGCGAAGAGAAGGTTCATCGAATTCGTAGAGGGCAAAAGGGAGCGCTAA
- a CDS encoding Lrp/AsnC family transcriptional regulator encodes MLYQKGGKPVPKAFVLVTSELGKEGEVLESLKKIQGIKEAHNLYGVYDVIAQIECANEADLRNIVTNRIRNVGNVRTTMTLMVAE; translated from the coding sequence CTGCTGTATCAAAAAGGAGGCAAACCTGTGCCTAAAGCTTTCGTTCTAGTTACGTCTGAGCTAGGAAAAGAAGGTGAGGTACTGGAAAGCTTGAAGAAGATTCAGGGGATAAAGGAAGCGCACAACCTTTACGGGGTATACGATGTGATAGCACAAATAGAATGCGCTAACGAAGCCGATCTCCGGAATATCGTTACTAACAGGATACGGAACGTTGGCAACGTAAGAACAACAATGACCTTGATGGTTGCAGAGTAA
- a CDS encoding TrmJ/YjtD family RNA methyltransferase: MQISIALVEPSYPINVGYAARVIKNFGYKKLILVNPKFDMQAAWKFASHAVDILKCAEECAFDELIKKEDYVVGTTAISAKREGNLTRQTVPPWEIINMVSGNKICLVFGRDTTGLTNEEITKCDLIVKIPASRKYPTLNISHAIAIILYEISKSTLKNKPFTPRVSVDKIAADFTELALIAGVQEYKVKIMKEALRRILRRSKPTQRESSLLVGLPRKIKLALEKPEVIRLDRFKASPKEEFRE; this comes from the coding sequence GTGCAGATTAGTATAGCGCTCGTAGAACCCAGCTACCCGATAAACGTAGGATATGCTGCACGAGTTATCAAAAATTTCGGATACAAGAAACTTATTCTAGTCAATCCAAAGTTTGACATGCAAGCAGCATGGAAATTTGCTTCCCACGCTGTAGACATTCTGAAATGTGCTGAGGAGTGTGCCTTTGATGAATTGATCAAAAAGGAAGATTACGTTGTAGGCACAACAGCAATTTCAGCAAAGAGAGAAGGTAATCTTACTCGCCAAACAGTACCTCCATGGGAAATAATCAATATGGTGAGCGGAAACAAAATCTGTCTTGTATTCGGTAGGGATACAACAGGACTAACGAATGAAGAAATAACTAAATGCGACCTAATTGTCAAAATTCCTGCAAGCAGAAAATACCCAACACTGAACATTAGTCATGCAATAGCCATAATCCTTTACGAAATCTCAAAATCCACCTTGAAAAACAAGCCATTTACCCCAAGAGTCTCAGTTGACAAAATAGCTGCAGACTTTACTGAACTTGCACTTATTGCAGGCGTTCAAGAGTACAAAGTCAAGATCATGAAAGAGGCTCTGCGTAGAATTCTGCGTAGGAGCAAGCCTACTCAGCGGGAATCTTCGTTACTTGTGGGCCTCCCAAGAAAGATAAAACTCGCACTGGAAAAGCCAGAAGTTATTCGTTTGGACAGGTTCAAGGCTTCTCCAAAAGAAGAATTCCGCGAATAA
- a CDS encoding methyltransferase, producing MNKRINSETYRAAEDSFLLADALEGQHYDNAVEIGVGEGFVTTALARNCKNVVGTDIDINAMKKTRERLLRGGLTEKVNLILCDGASPLFGKFDSCVFNPPYLPSDVDDIAVAGGKEGIETTTKWFDQCIQLLKPDGSIIFVASSLSNLSSLLKHVQKKGFHANILARKKFFFEEIILMQAKRG from the coding sequence TTGAACAAGCGAATTAATTCAGAAACATACAGAGCTGCAGAAGATTCCTTTCTGCTAGCAGATGCACTAGAGGGGCAGCACTATGATAACGCTGTTGAAATTGGCGTGGGAGAAGGTTTTGTGACCACAGCACTTGCACGGAATTGCAAGAATGTTGTAGGAACTGATATTGACATTAATGCAATGAAGAAAACTAGAGAGAGGCTCCTTAGAGGAGGTTTGACAGAAAAAGTCAATCTGATACTCTGCGACGGTGCAAGCCCTCTCTTTGGTAAATTTGATTCATGCGTCTTTAACCCTCCATACTTGCCTAGTGATGTGGATGACATTGCTGTCGCAGGAGGAAAAGAAGGTATTGAAACCACGACCAAATGGTTCGATCAATGCATCCAGCTGCTAAAGCCTGATGGCAGCATAATATTTGTCGCATCCAGTTTATCGAACCTGAGTAGTCTTTTAAAACATGTTCAGAAAAAAGGATTTCATGCTAACATCTTAGCAAGGAAGAAGTTCTTCTTTGAGGAGATTATCCTCATGCAGGCAAAGCGTGGTTAG
- a CDS encoding ABC transporter substrate-binding protein, with protein sequence MHTIKHGYYAPYFYWMFPLIVANEEAIFPKVGVDFKVTDIVAGGQPENKADWYLEAFQKGVRDFYFCCAWQGVYSTNTTRKGRIIAAAPSTLLKTFAIYTKPDSDVKSVYDLGKNRYAVAVNKFADAHYVTLKNMRQFLPDSQIQLAHLGGVEQCFRALLDGKVKAATLAGPYADFAQYIGMRRVLGLSRDEPTFIVMDETFDKETVSVFLKAVNMAIARIRENPERYRDRYYKEFEMVVKAFLQELAPNLKGFRERMEIPVWADLRQVTRQEFETIRNFMEETGLITGKTTYEELVNPESPILAK encoded by the coding sequence ATGCACACGATAAAGCACGGCTACTATGCACCCTATTTTTACTGGATGTTTCCTTTAATCGTAGCTAATGAAGAAGCAATCTTCCCTAAAGTTGGCGTTGATTTCAAGGTTACAGACATTGTAGCAGGAGGACAGCCTGAAAACAAGGCAGATTGGTACCTCGAAGCATTTCAAAAGGGAGTACGCGACTTTTACTTCTGCTGCGCTTGGCAGGGAGTTTATAGTACTAACACGACTAGGAAGGGAAGAATAATAGCAGCCGCTCCATCAACTCTTCTCAAAACCTTTGCAATCTACACGAAACCTGATTCTGACGTGAAGAGCGTCTACGATCTTGGGAAGAACAGGTATGCCGTTGCGGTTAACAAGTTTGCAGACGCGCATTACGTTACGCTCAAGAACATGAGGCAGTTTCTGCCTGATTCTCAGATACAGCTTGCACACCTTGGCGGAGTAGAACAGTGTTTCAGAGCCCTCTTGGATGGCAAGGTCAAGGCAGCTACTCTTGCAGGACCTTATGCTGACTTTGCGCAGTATATAGGGATGAGGAGAGTATTGGGCCTGTCGAGAGACGAGCCTACATTCATAGTTATGGATGAAACATTCGACAAGGAAACAGTTTCAGTATTTTTGAAAGCGGTCAATATGGCGATCGCAAGGATAAGGGAAAATCCAGAAAGATACAGGGATAGATACTACAAAGAATTCGAAATGGTGGTGAAGGCTTTCCTCCAAGAACTCGCGCCGAATCTCAAAGGATTCAGGGAGAGGATGGAGATTCCGGTCTGGGCAGACTTGAGGCAAGTCACTAGGCAAGAGTTCGAAACTATAAGGAACTTTATGGAGGAAACAGGCCTGATAACTGGGAAGACTACTTATGAGGAGCTCGTCAACCCAGAATCTCCCATACTGGCAAAGTAG
- a CDS encoding NAD-dependent epimerase/dehydratase family protein, with amino-acid sequence MKGMTTILVTGANGFVGRRLVTKLLSDGKYKVRCLIRHPDVGAELGDVERVVGNANDYESLMRALTGIDVAFYLIHSMEGSSSNWERFEERDRTMARNFAKASTSCGVKRIIYLGGLASGDESALSRHMRSRREVGEILRTSAAAVTIFRAAVILGGGSASFEMMSQLVERLPFMVLPRWVTSKLQPIAIEDVVTYLAESVGNELTSGRDFDIGGPDILTYRQMMERYASRTHKRFRPLMLPFLTLNLSSYWVDLVTDVNASLARPLVESLSKDAVVADDSIKRVMPFRLASYEESIDAALRERKPRENSRKSRDITPLLLVLAALGLTTLVAGSLPELLGSLWTGLVLLWLVGIGYSLFFLRFGARMGALSAGVVAWLALAFWMLDAAVAVQMAVSESGSAIARDIVGIVLAAATVLLSHFSFHERRE; translated from the coding sequence ATGAAAGGAATGACGACTATTCTGGTCACGGGGGCAAACGGCTTCGTAGGTCGGAGGCTAGTCACAAAGCTGCTCTCGGACGGCAAGTACAAGGTAAGGTGCCTGATCAGGCATCCTGACGTCGGTGCTGAGCTTGGAGATGTCGAAAGGGTCGTGGGGAACGCGAACGACTACGAGAGTCTCATGCGTGCTCTGACCGGCATCGATGTGGCATTCTACCTGATTCATTCTATGGAGGGCTCATCATCAAATTGGGAGCGGTTCGAAGAACGAGACCGAACGATGGCGCGGAACTTCGCGAAAGCCTCGACGAGCTGCGGGGTCAAGAGGATCATCTATCTCGGTGGCCTTGCATCAGGAGACGAATCGGCTCTCTCGAGGCATATGAGGAGCCGGCGGGAAGTGGGAGAGATCCTTCGGACTTCAGCCGCCGCCGTGACTATCTTTCGCGCGGCGGTGATATTGGGGGGAGGAAGCGCTTCATTCGAGATGATGTCCCAGCTTGTCGAAAGGCTGCCGTTCATGGTACTCCCGAGGTGGGTAACGAGCAAACTCCAGCCAATCGCGATAGAGGACGTCGTGACCTATCTAGCGGAGTCGGTAGGAAACGAGCTGACATCCGGTAGGGATTTTGACATCGGCGGTCCAGACATTTTAACATACCGTCAGATGATGGAGCGCTACGCGAGCAGGACCCACAAGAGGTTCCGCCCACTGATGCTTCCGTTCCTGACGCTCAACCTCTCATCCTACTGGGTCGACCTGGTCACGGACGTCAACGCGTCACTTGCAAGGCCGTTGGTGGAGAGCCTCAGCAAGGACGCGGTGGTAGCAGATGATTCGATAAAGCGCGTAATGCCCTTCAGGCTCGCATCCTACGAGGAATCAATAGACGCCGCCCTGCGCGAAAGGAAGCCGAGGGAGAACTCCAGAAAGTCGAGGGACATCACTCCGCTCTTGCTCGTCCTGGCCGCCTTGGGCTTGACGACGCTCGTAGCCGGTTCGCTTCCTGAACTGCTCGGTTCACTGTGGACCGGGCTGGTATTGCTTTGGCTCGTCGGCATTGGATATTCGCTCTTCTTCTTGCGTTTCGGAGCCCGGATGGGAGCACTTTCGGCTGGAGTCGTCGCCTGGCTCGCGCTAGCTTTCTGGATGCTCGACGCGGCGGTGGCGGTTCAGATGGCCGTTTCAGAATCAGGTTCGGCCATCGCGAGGGACATCGTCGGAATCGTCCTGGCAGCGGCAACTGTGCTTCTGTCCCACTTTAGCTTTCATGAGAGAAGGGAGTGA
- a CDS encoding NUDIX domain-containing protein, with protein sequence MEERSAGAVLFRRENGAEMFLLLHYPAGHWDYPKGNIERGEQELETVRREIKEETGIEDIVIIDGFKKVIEYNYKRDSAFVHKKVSYYVAECKTSSVTISFEHKGYQWLGYDAAMKRLTFKNARIVLQAAYEFLKKSEPKTLDRYV encoded by the coding sequence ATGGAAGAGCGCTCAGCAGGTGCGGTGCTGTTCAGGAGGGAGAATGGGGCAGAGATGTTTCTGCTTTTGCATTACCCTGCTGGACACTGGGACTATCCAAAGGGGAACATAGAGAGGGGAGAGCAGGAACTGGAAACTGTGCGCAGGGAGATCAAGGAAGAAACAGGGATTGAAGATATCGTCATAATCGATGGCTTCAAGAAAGTCATTGAATACAACTACAAGAGGGATTCTGCCTTTGTCCACAAGAAAGTTTCCTATTATGTTGCTGAATGCAAGACTTCCAGTGTGACGATATCTTTTGAGCACAAAGGGTATCAGTGGCTTGGCTACGATGCAGCTATGAAGAGGCTTACCTTCAAAAATGCTAGGATCGTCTTACAGGCAGCCTACGAGTTCCTCAAGAAATCGGAACCCAAGACTCTCGACAGATACGTCTAG
- a CDS encoding MarR family transcriptional regulator → MPLQDNYSRMYHLIVSAHGDGLSQRTLLDMMKLRSNQVSKIALKLERSGLVKREKALEDGRWTYILKAVDAISLGPYESMPCITCPYEDKCRPDGIISPQICALETYQRGIAQWVLEEFEGEKKIRTMQKAVVEVAQKDAKKNIKISNR, encoded by the coding sequence ATGCCCCTGCAGGACAACTATTCTCGGATGTACCATCTGATAGTTTCCGCGCACGGAGATGGTCTGTCGCAAAGAACCCTGCTGGACATGATGAAACTCAGGAGCAACCAAGTTTCCAAAATAGCCCTTAAACTAGAAAGGAGCGGCCTAGTGAAGAGGGAGAAGGCCCTTGAAGATGGGAGATGGACATACATTCTGAAAGCGGTCGATGCGATTAGCCTCGGGCCCTACGAATCTATGCCATGTATAACCTGCCCCTACGAAGATAAATGTAGGCCTGACGGTATAATATCTCCGCAGATCTGCGCCCTTGAAACCTATCAAAGAGGAATAGCACAGTGGGTGCTTGAAGAATTTGAGGGGGAGAAGAAGATCAGAACCATGCAAAAGGCTGTTGTAGAAGTAGCTCAGAAAGATGCAAAGAAAAACATTAAAATTTCAAATCGATAG
- a CDS encoding MFS transporter: MIPAQNQKMDRSAWMTLSVLSCLGLVTLYGETMVLPAIPDFISDFNITYNTSSWILTAFLIAGAVMTPIAGKLSDIYGKKRVLLTVLAIYSGGLLIAGFANSIEIMIAARVAQGVGFSMFPIAFGIVREVLPIQKLAMGQTIFGSTFSGGAVVGLLVGGIIIQNYGWHFTFFSVFPVAVIIGLLILKLVRTSPPVFNMPGKVEGNPNKSLDLKGTVALASTVTFFLAGISVLEGSISESVIGLDIIGLFAVAVISLGLFMVIEKKTSVPLIDFKLITHRMLLPTTIILMLVGLCTFMVYQTIPILIRSPKPFGFGGDAIVTAGVQLPFMIVLLIGTIGSGLVLNRLGNLRLTVVGTSLSMIGFFSLLVFHQSELMVTITLSIIAAGLSLAFTGGFNIVLVSAPVQSTGIALGMTLLLNLIGQSVGPTVAAIFQQTYQGSIEGVGRFPTAEAYNMIFLTAAIISLTSVVLALTLSRRKVAPIPAGSGHTMPTSS; this comes from the coding sequence ATGATCCCAGCACAAAATCAGAAGATGGATCGCTCGGCATGGATGACGCTTTCCGTCCTAAGTTGCTTGGGGCTGGTAACTTTGTACGGCGAAACGATGGTGCTGCCAGCGATACCTGATTTTATTAGTGACTTCAATATTACATACAATACATCGTCTTGGATACTCACTGCGTTCCTGATAGCAGGAGCAGTCATGACTCCTATTGCTGGCAAGCTGTCAGACATCTACGGCAAGAAGAGAGTCTTGCTTACAGTGTTGGCCATCTATTCTGGAGGGTTATTGATAGCAGGGTTTGCTAACAGCATAGAGATCATGATCGCTGCAAGGGTTGCGCAAGGTGTAGGTTTCTCCATGTTTCCAATAGCCTTCGGAATCGTCAGGGAAGTTCTTCCTATACAGAAACTTGCAATGGGCCAGACGATCTTCGGCTCAACATTTTCTGGCGGGGCTGTAGTAGGTCTTCTCGTAGGAGGAATCATAATTCAGAACTATGGATGGCACTTTACTTTCTTCTCAGTCTTTCCCGTTGCCGTAATAATTGGGCTTTTGATCCTTAAACTCGTTCGCACTAGTCCGCCAGTCTTTAACATGCCGGGAAAAGTAGAGGGGAACCCGAACAAGTCGCTCGATCTTAAAGGAACAGTTGCATTGGCTTCTACAGTCACATTCTTTCTAGCAGGGATTTCCGTTTTGGAGGGCAGCATCTCTGAATCGGTTATAGGTCTTGACATAATCGGACTATTTGCAGTCGCAGTGATTTCGTTGGGGCTGTTCATGGTCATTGAAAAGAAAACGTCCGTACCTTTGATTGATTTTAAGTTGATAACTCACAGAATGCTCCTTCCTACCACTATAATACTGATGCTCGTAGGTCTCTGCACCTTCATGGTCTACCAGACGATACCGATTCTGATAAGGAGCCCGAAGCCATTTGGGTTTGGAGGTGATGCGATCGTCACTGCCGGCGTGCAGCTTCCATTCATGATAGTTCTCCTAATTGGAACAATAGGGTCAGGTCTTGTACTAAACAGACTTGGCAATCTAAGATTAACGGTAGTAGGAACTTCCTTGAGCATGATAGGATTCTTCAGCCTGCTTGTATTCCATCAATCAGAATTGATGGTTACCATAACTCTGTCCATAATAGCTGCAGGATTGTCACTCGCCTTTACTGGCGGCTTCAACATAGTGCTGGTATCTGCACCAGTACAATCAACTGGGATAGCTCTTGGCATGACCCTGCTTCTTAACTTGATAGGGCAGTCCGTTGGACCAACGGTAGCAGCAATCTTTCAGCAAACCTATCAAGGGAGCATAGAGGGAGTTGGCAGATTTCCTACAGCCGAGGCGTATAACATGATATTCCTTACAGCTGCTATAATTTCACTTACATCAGTTGTCCTTGCATTGACATTAAGCAGAAGGAAAGTTGCTCCAATTCCTGCTGGTAGTGGTCACACAATGCCTACAAGTTCCTAG
- a CDS encoding inositol monophosphatase, producing the protein MSEYRSTIEKAFRKLYAEFSSVRSDSKIASIVGRGASGDITHVIDAMAEKILIESFRKEMPDCTIVSEEIGIVKGKNDAPIVLMDPIDGSTNAVRGLPVFCATAGILEDRSFGSMEASGTIDLVTGEVIVGDEDGTYVNGTKATLSKVSRLQDAIVSYEVKVRVERPKKMISKMYELITKTKYPRVLGSAALEIAYVAIGRMDAYVAPGNQLRSYDCLPSIFLVKSAGGFVEGIGQNTDSVDVMSRERVSFVVAGNRTLGKILAKEFSSL; encoded by the coding sequence ATGTCAGAATACAGAAGCACTATTGAAAAAGCATTCAGGAAACTCTATGCAGAGTTTTCAAGTGTCAGAAGCGATTCTAAAATTGCCAGTATTGTTGGAAGGGGTGCATCTGGAGACATAACGCATGTAATAGACGCCATGGCTGAAAAGATACTCATCGAATCCTTCAGAAAAGAAATGCCTGATTGTACAATAGTTTCCGAAGAAATCGGCATCGTCAAAGGAAAGAACGATGCTCCAATTGTACTGATGGATCCAATAGATGGTAGCACCAACGCCGTTAGGGGCCTTCCCGTATTCTGCGCTACCGCAGGAATTCTTGAAGATAGAAGTTTCGGTAGCATGGAGGCTTCTGGCACAATCGACCTTGTCACCGGCGAAGTTATTGTCGGAGATGAAGATGGTACGTATGTAAATGGAACAAAGGCAACTCTTAGCAAAGTTTCCAGACTGCAGGATGCCATAGTTTCGTACGAAGTCAAGGTCAGAGTCGAGAGACCGAAAAAGATGATCAGCAAGATGTACGAGCTCATCACCAAGACAAAGTATCCCCGGGTTCTTGGCTCTGCAGCCTTGGAGATTGCTTATGTTGCAATAGGGAGGATGGATGCATATGTCGCACCGGGGAACCAGCTCAGAAGCTACGACTGCCTTCCATCGATATTCTTGGTAAAGTCTGCAGGCGGCTTCGTTGAAGGGATTGGCCAAAACACTGATTCCGTAGATGTCATGTCAAGGGAGAGAGTTTCTTTTGTCGTTGCAGGAAACAGGACTCTCGGGAAGATTCTCGCTAAAGAGTTTTCATCGCTATAG